In one window of Vibrio sp. JC009 DNA:
- a CDS encoding YitT family protein, which translates to MAEKHTHKEDWVAILTGTFLTAQGVFLLQSADLLTGGTAGLALLLNQIIPLTFGTLYFVLNCPFYYLGWKRYGKTFAVNSVISGGLVSIFADHADLVIKLDSINEIYCAVAGGLLMGLGMLILFRHRSSLGGFNIFCLLIQDKKGIPAGKVQMLIDAGILIASLFFVSVWTIALSVTGAIVINMVLTMNHKPNRYIVTYG; encoded by the coding sequence ATGGCTGAAAAACACACACACAAAGAAGATTGGGTTGCCATCTTAACCGGTACATTTCTCACTGCGCAGGGCGTATTTTTGCTGCAATCAGCGGATCTGCTGACAGGCGGCACGGCCGGTTTAGCTCTGCTTTTAAATCAGATAATTCCGCTCACCTTCGGAACCCTCTATTTTGTGCTTAACTGTCCGTTTTACTATCTGGGATGGAAACGCTACGGCAAAACATTTGCGGTAAACAGCGTAATTTCCGGGGGACTGGTTTCCATTTTCGCAGATCACGCCGATCTGGTAATTAAGCTGGATTCAATCAATGAAATCTATTGTGCCGTTGCCGGCGGACTATTGATGGGGCTGGGAATGCTGATCCTTTTCCGTCACCGCTCCAGCCTGGGAGGGTTCAATATATTTTGCCTGCTGATTCAGGATAAAAAAGGCATTCCGGCGGGTAAAGTTCAGATGCTGATTGACGCAGGCATACTGATCGCTTCTCTGTTTTTTGTTTCAGTATGGACTATCGCCCTGTCAGTAACCGGGGCCATTGTGATTAATATGGTCCTTACCATGAACCATAAGCCAAACCGGTATATTGTTACCTATGGTTGA
- the glyA gene encoding serine hydroxymethyltransferase, producing MLKRDMNIADYDAELFAAIQEETLRQEEHIELIASENYTSPRVMEAQGSQLTNKYAEGYPGKRYYGGCEYVDKAEALAIDRACQLFECEYANVQPHSGSQANSAVYMALLKPGDTVLGMSLAHGGHLTHGSPVNFSGKHYNVIPYGIDDAGQINYDEMEALALEHKPKMIIGGFSAYSQVVDWARMREIADKVDAYLFVDMAHVAGLIAAGVYPTPLPHAHVVTTTTHKTLAGPRGGLILSNAGEDMYKKLNSAVFPGGQGGPLMHVIAGKAVAFKEAMEPEFKEYQQRVVVNAKAMVAEFIARGYKIVSGSTENHLFLVDLIDKDITGKEADAALGAANITVNKNSVPNDPRSPFVTSGIRVGTPAITRRGFTEEDAKNLAGWMCDVLDNINDEAVIEATKAKVLEICKRLPVYA from the coding sequence ATGCTAAAGCGTGACATGAACATCGCTGATTATGATGCGGAGCTATTCGCAGCCATCCAGGAAGAGACTCTTCGCCAGGAAGAGCATATTGAGCTAATTGCTTCAGAAAACTACACCAGCCCACGCGTTATGGAAGCTCAGGGCTCTCAGCTAACTAACAAGTATGCAGAAGGCTATCCGGGTAAGCGCTACTACGGTGGTTGTGAGTATGTAGACAAGGCAGAAGCACTGGCGATTGACCGTGCATGTCAGCTATTTGAGTGTGAGTACGCGAACGTTCAGCCTCACTCAGGTTCTCAGGCGAACAGCGCGGTTTACATGGCGCTTCTTAAGCCAGGCGACACAGTTCTTGGTATGAGCCTTGCTCACGGTGGTCACCTGACTCACGGTTCACCGGTAAACTTCTCTGGTAAGCACTACAACGTCATTCCTTACGGTATCGATGACGCAGGTCAAATCAACTACGATGAGATGGAAGCACTTGCTCTTGAGCACAAGCCTAAGATGATCATCGGTGGTTTCTCTGCTTACTCTCAGGTGGTTGACTGGGCTCGCATGCGTGAAATCGCAGACAAAGTAGATGCTTACCTGTTTGTTGATATGGCGCACGTTGCCGGTCTTATCGCTGCTGGCGTATACCCGACTCCACTGCCGCACGCGCACGTTGTAACAACAACAACTCACAAGACTCTTGCTGGCCCACGTGGCGGTCTGATCCTGTCTAACGCTGGCGAAGACATGTACAAGAAGCTGAACTCAGCGGTATTCCCTGGCGGTCAGGGTGGTCCTCTGATGCACGTAATCGCTGGTAAAGCGGTAGCGTTTAAAGAAGCGATGGAGCCAGAGTTCAAAGAGTACCAGCAGCGCGTGGTTGTAAACGCAAAAGCTATGGTTGCTGAGTTTATCGCTCGTGGCTACAAGATCGTTTCTGGTTCGACAGAAAACCACCTGTTCCTTGTTGACCTGATCGACAAAGACATCACAGGTAAAGAAGCAGACGCAGCGCTTGGTGCAGCAAACATCACGGTAAACAAAAACTCAGTACCAAACGACCCACGCAGCCCGTTTGTGACTTCTGGTATCCGCGTTGGTACACCAGCAATCACTCGCCGTGGCTTCACAGAAGAAGACGCGAAGAACCTTGCAGGCTGGATGTGTGACGTGCTTGATAACATTAACGACGAAGCGGTTATCGAGGCGACTAAGGCTAAGGTTTTAGAGATTTGTAAGCGTCTTCCGGTTTATGCGTAA